A window of Panicum virgatum strain AP13 chromosome 8K, P.virgatum_v5, whole genome shotgun sequence contains these coding sequences:
- the LOC120645878 gene encoding NADP-dependent D-sorbitol-6-phosphate dehydrogenase-like, with protein MAEVPWPPLLVIVLSLQTKIVKREDLFITTKLWNSDHGHVIEACKDSLKKLQLGYLDPYLVHFPVATRHIGVGTTSIALGDDSVLDIDTTVSLETTCHAMEELVSMGLVRSIGIRRSDMEHAAG; from the exons ATGGCCGAGGTGCCGTGGCCGCCACTGCTTGTCAT TGTTCTCAGCTTGCAAACCAAAATTGTCAAGAGGGAGGATCTGTTCATCACAACCAAG CTATGGAATTCAGATCATGGTCATGTGATTGAAGCCTGTAAGGACAGCTTGAAGAAGCTGCAGCTAGGTTATCTTGATCCCTATCTTGTTCACTTCCCAGTAGCTACTAGACATATTG GAGTTGGTACAACTTCTATTGCTCTTGGTGATGATAGTGTGCTTGACATTGATACCACTGTCTCATTGGAAACAACATGCCATGCGATGGAAGAACTTGTTTCTATGGGACTGGTCCGCAGCATTGGGATCAG GAGATCGGACATGGAGCATGCTGCTGGGTGA